A DNA window from Pseudomonas wuhanensis contains the following coding sequences:
- a CDS encoding glycosyltransferase family 2 protein: MQLTDVLISVVIPAYNYAKTLPRAVKSVLAQLGDAQAELLVIDDGSTDATPQVLEQLLTEHAGCFRALRKPNGGLSSVRNRGIEEARGQYLIFLDADDEMAPGALAALTRHISSHPDSRLIIGGHWSVFDDGRRVQHAVKSLPATPRERVRGYLLDKTVSLSNGACAMHREVFAPGNYPEQLRNVEDIPVFAQVLARFPCSVLDQPLALIYKHGDSMRHDLKQSLAAGVGMVDEVFSPVRMPQELQDLRQAFLAQRCLSLFRDCYSAGDYVHAKAFYARAVRADLRSLTRWSYTRKAIRLLFK; encoded by the coding sequence ATGCAGTTGACTGACGTGCTGATCAGTGTCGTTATTCCAGCTTATAACTACGCCAAAACCCTGCCGCGTGCGGTGAAATCGGTGTTGGCGCAGTTGGGTGATGCCCAGGCTGAGTTGCTGGTGATCGATGACGGCTCCACTGACGCGACGCCGCAAGTTCTGGAGCAGCTCCTGACTGAACATGCCGGATGCTTTAGAGCTCTGCGCAAACCCAATGGCGGTTTGTCTTCGGTGCGTAATCGCGGGATCGAGGAGGCTCGGGGGCAGTATCTGATCTTCCTCGATGCTGATGATGAGATGGCGCCTGGTGCGCTGGCTGCGTTGACCCGGCATATCTCCAGCCATCCTGACAGCCGTTTGATCATTGGCGGTCACTGGTCGGTATTCGACGACGGTCGTCGTGTCCAGCACGCCGTCAAATCCTTGCCAGCCACCCCGCGCGAGCGTGTGCGTGGCTACTTGCTGGACAAGACGGTATCGCTATCCAACGGCGCCTGCGCGATGCATCGCGAAGTGTTTGCGCCGGGCAACTATCCTGAACAGCTGCGCAACGTTGAAGATATTCCGGTGTTTGCTCAGGTGCTGGCGCGTTTCCCGTGCAGTGTGCTCGATCAACCGCTGGCGCTGATTTACAAGCATGGCGACAGCATGCGCCATGACCTCAAGCAAAGCCTGGCGGCGGGGGTTGGAATGGTTGACGAGGTATTTTCCCCGGTGCGCATGCCTCAAGAGTTGCAGGACTTGCGCCAGGCTTTCCTGGCTCAGCGCTGCCTGTCATTGTTTCGCGATTGCTACAGTGCCGGCGATTATGTCCACGCCAAGGCTTTTTACGCCCGCGCCGTGCGCGCCGATCTGCGCTCGCTCACGCGCTGGTCCTATACCCGCAAGGCCATCCGGTTGTTGTTCAAGTGA
- a CDS encoding toluene tolerance protein, protein MQTLDHTAYLNMREGADVLEADGKGDKVLCLADGSMLKLFRRKRLLTSALWAPYARRFADNCRALRECNIECPTVRQIYRIPSIERDAVHYDPLPGRTLRQLLGTDNNESLRAQLGEFIARLHENGIYFRSAHLGNVVLTPENTLGLIDIADLRTYRKPLRKGLRLRNFKHMLRYRQDREWLLKDNQFLEHYLNHQRVCNGRELSLALTPLSP, encoded by the coding sequence ATGCAAACGCTCGACCATACCGCTTATCTCAACATGCGCGAGGGCGCCGACGTTCTCGAGGCCGATGGTAAAGGGGATAAAGTCTTGTGCCTGGCCGATGGCTCGATGCTCAAGCTGTTTCGCCGTAAACGCCTGCTGACTTCTGCGCTTTGGGCGCCTTACGCCCGGCGCTTCGCCGACAACTGCCGAGCACTGCGCGAATGCAATATCGAATGCCCGACGGTTCGCCAGATTTATCGCATCCCCAGCATCGAGCGCGATGCCGTGCATTACGACCCCCTACCCGGTCGCACTCTGCGTCAGTTGCTGGGCACCGACAATAACGAATCTCTTCGGGCACAACTGGGTGAGTTCATTGCACGCCTGCATGAGAACGGCATCTACTTTCGCTCCGCGCACCTGGGCAATGTGGTATTGACGCCTGAAAATACACTCGGGCTGATCGACATCGCCGACCTGCGCACCTATCGCAAGCCACTGCGCAAAGGCCTGCGCCTGCGCAATTTCAAGCATATGCTGCGCTATCGCCAGGATCGCGAGTGGCTACTCAAGGACAACCAGTTCCTTGAGCACTACCTGAACCATCAACGTGTGTGCAATGGACGGGAACTGAGCCTGGCGCTCACTCCCTTAAGCCCTTAA
- the msbA gene encoding lipid A export permease/ATP-binding protein MsbA: MANSDQQSSMKIYLRLLKYVLPYWGAFAISIIGFVLFASSQPMLADMLKHFLDALQKPDDTKFLGVSLVLGVPLLIVLIAVYQGIGSFLGNYYLAKVARGVVHDLRCALFDNLLTLPNRYFDNHNSGHLISRITYNVTMVTGAATDAIKVVIREGLTVVFLFGYLLYSNWKMTLVLLAILPVIAILVSSASKKFRKQSKKIQVAMGDVTHVASETIQGYRVVRSFGGETYEIDRFHKASADNMNRSLGMTRTQSIYTPMLQLVIYIGMAVLMYLVLYLRGDASAGELVAYITAAGLLPKPIRQLSEVSATIQKGLAGAESIFEQLDEEPEVDTGTKEMVRVSGRLEVRNLSFQYPGTEKLVLNDISFTAEEGQMVALVGRSGSGKSTLANLIPRFYHHDKGQILLDGMDVEEYKLTNLRRHIALVTQQVTLFNDSVTNNIAYGDLAGAPFEDVRKAAEDAYAAEFIEQMPQGYDTLVGENGVLLSGGQRQRLAIARALLKNAPLLILDEATSALDTESERHIQAALEQVMKGRTTLVIAHRLSTIEKADLILLMDQGRIVERGTHAELLALNGLYARLHEKDFVESTDEAMTESHV, from the coding sequence ATGGCCAATTCCGACCAGCAATCAAGCATGAAGATTTACCTGCGGTTGCTGAAATACGTGCTCCCGTACTGGGGCGCTTTCGCCATCAGTATTATCGGCTTTGTGCTATTCGCATCCAGCCAGCCGATGCTGGCGGACATGCTCAAGCATTTTCTCGACGCCTTGCAGAAACCCGATGACACCAAGTTTCTGGGTGTCTCGCTGGTACTCGGCGTACCGTTGTTGATTGTGCTGATTGCCGTCTATCAGGGCATCGGCTCATTTCTGGGTAACTATTACCTGGCCAAGGTTGCCCGTGGCGTGGTCCACGACCTGCGTTGTGCCTTGTTCGACAACCTGTTGACCTTGCCTAACCGCTACTTCGACAACCATAACTCCGGTCACCTGATTTCCCGTATTACCTATAACGTGACAATGGTCACCGGTGCTGCCACTGATGCGATCAAAGTAGTGATCCGTGAAGGCCTGACGGTGGTGTTCCTGTTCGGTTACCTGCTGTACAGCAACTGGAAAATGACCTTGGTATTGCTGGCGATCCTGCCGGTCATCGCGATTCTGGTAAGTAGCGCCAGCAAAAAATTTCGCAAGCAAAGCAAGAAAATCCAGGTGGCGATGGGCGATGTGACCCATGTGGCTTCGGAGACTATCCAGGGCTATCGCGTGGTTCGCAGCTTTGGCGGTGAGACTTACGAAATCGATCGGTTCCACAAGGCCAGCGCCGACAACATGAACCGCAGCCTGGGCATGACCCGCACCCAGTCGATCTACACCCCGATGCTGCAACTGGTGATTTACATCGGCATGGCGGTGTTGATGTATCTGGTGCTTTACCTTCGCGGAGATGCCTCTGCTGGCGAACTGGTTGCCTACATTACCGCCGCCGGTTTGTTACCCAAGCCGATTCGTCAGTTGTCGGAAGTCAGCGCCACCATTCAGAAAGGGCTGGCCGGTGCGGAGAGCATCTTCGAGCAGCTCGACGAAGAACCGGAAGTCGATACGGGCACCAAGGAAATGGTGCGCGTCAGCGGTCGCCTGGAAGTGCGTAACCTGAGCTTCCAGTACCCGGGCACCGAGAAACTTGTGCTCAACGATATTTCCTTTACCGCCGAAGAGGGCCAGATGGTCGCTCTGGTGGGGCGTTCAGGCAGCGGCAAGTCGACCTTGGCCAACCTGATTCCGCGTTTCTATCACCACGACAAGGGCCAGATCCTGCTCGACGGAATGGATGTCGAGGAATACAAACTGACCAACCTGCGTCGTCACATTGCCCTGGTGACCCAGCAGGTCACCCTGTTCAACGACAGCGTCACCAACAACATCGCCTACGGCGACCTCGCCGGCGCACCGTTCGAAGACGTGCGCAAGGCTGCCGAAGATGCCTACGCCGCCGAGTTCATCGAGCAAATGCCTCAAGGCTACGACACCCTGGTGGGCGAAAATGGCGTGCTGCTTTCCGGCGGTCAGCGCCAGCGTCTGGCGATTGCCCGGGCACTGCTCAAGAATGCGCCATTGCTGATCCTCGATGAGGCTACCTCGGCCCTCGACACCGAGTCCGAGCGCCACATCCAGGCAGCACTGGAACAAGTGATGAAGGGCCGTACCACGCTGGTGATCGCTCACCGCTTGTCGACCATCGAGAAGGCTGACCTGATCCTGTTGATGGACCAGGGCCGCATCGTCGAACGCGGCACCCACGCCGAGTTGTTGGCGTTGAACGGTCTCTACGCACGCCTGCACGAGAAGGATTTCGTCGAAAGCACCGACGAGGCGATGACGGAGTCCCACGTTTGA
- a CDS encoding GNAT family N-acetyltransferase, whose product MLSYWRAWRESGWVPIDATVYTQAWQQFGGSVATHPEVVERLAGLVGIPVRYLGWFVDGELCAAMPTWGRHVALSKDVLKREGKRGLLDLGNAEIILPVAEDAQVRLRHHARYVSELNAPNIIGLAEQPEGLALAREPEDYSKKFRYNQRRDQRLLEEAGGIIRPMLELSASEQATIYADLFQRRWNFEAPGKARLSEVFSLLREFMTGSLIYLNDEPVAIQILYRVEAPKWVSLEYINGGVDPQNREFSPGSVLSFVNTQAAWEQARALGKPLRYSFGRADREYKDRWCHRVPVYRV is encoded by the coding sequence ATTTTGAGTTACTGGCGGGCCTGGAGAGAAAGCGGCTGGGTACCCATTGATGCAACGGTTTATACCCAGGCCTGGCAACAGTTTGGCGGCAGCGTGGCAACTCATCCCGAAGTCGTTGAGCGCCTGGCAGGGCTGGTAGGCATCCCGGTGCGTTATCTGGGCTGGTTCGTCGACGGTGAATTGTGCGCCGCGATGCCGACCTGGGGCCGTCATGTGGCCTTGTCCAAGGACGTGCTCAAGCGTGAAGGCAAGCGTGGCCTGCTCGATCTCGGCAATGCCGAGATCATCCTGCCGGTTGCCGAAGATGCTCAGGTTCGTCTGCGGCATCACGCGCGTTATGTGTCCGAACTCAATGCCCCAAACATCATCGGTCTCGCTGAGCAACCTGAAGGCCTGGCGCTGGCTCGTGAACCAGAGGACTACAGCAAGAAGTTTCGCTACAACCAGCGTCGTGACCAGCGTTTGCTTGAAGAGGCGGGTGGCATCATCCGACCGATGCTGGAGCTGAGCGCCAGTGAACAGGCGACCATCTATGCCGACCTGTTCCAGCGCCGCTGGAACTTTGAAGCACCGGGCAAGGCGCGTCTTTCTGAAGTGTTCAGCCTGTTGCGTGAGTTCATGACCGGGTCCTTGATCTACCTGAACGACGAGCCGGTGGCGATCCAGATTCTGTACCGGGTCGAGGCACCCAAGTGGGTCAGCCTGGAATACATTAACGGCGGTGTCGATCCGCAGAACCGCGAGTTCAGCCCCGGCAGTGTTCTCAGTTTCGTCAACACCCAAGCCGCGTGGGAGCAGGCCCGAGCCTTGGGCAAGCCGCTGCGTTACTCGTTCGGCCGCGCCGATCGCGAATACAAGGATCGCTGGTGTCACCGGGTTCCGGTCTACCGGGTTTGA
- a CDS encoding YceK/YidQ family lipoprotein — protein MTIKMAVLLSTFSLALSGCGTAVTVLQDDEEAARGLRKQKTYCQSIPRIYSGLAHDFCLLHAPPDPTGILVPFVLLDLTLSGALDTVALPYTIYRQATDGNIRIYWRPGRG, from the coding sequence TTGACGATAAAAATGGCTGTGTTGTTGAGCACTTTCTCACTGGCGCTATCCGGCTGCGGAACCGCTGTCACAGTGCTGCAGGATGACGAGGAGGCCGCCCGTGGTCTCAGAAAACAAAAAACCTACTGCCAGTCCATCCCTCGCATCTATAGCGGTCTGGCCCACGACTTCTGTCTTCTGCATGCTCCGCCTGATCCCACCGGTATTCTGGTGCCATTCGTATTGCTGGATCTGACCTTGTCTGGTGCGCTGGACACGGTTGCCTTGCCGTACACAATTTACCGGCAGGCAACCGACGGCAATATCAGGATTTACTGGCGCCCGGGTCGCGGATGA
- a CDS encoding O-antigen ligase family protein, whose protein sequence is MWASIGFLVLLCGAWVLPDNKLYHQMLIFLLWLPALLALFHRDFRAMLKQPECVLFAIFAAWTLLVLMVEGGNNIFGKSKVTLYVALTLLGVLLAAQNRKWRFESMLLYASIIGGFFAAASWVYFYDVSAQPFSGRLIAIGLWDTAIMAAHAVGALLILGVFTLQTKRFNPWAMVLLLIPALGYALFLGFSQTRGVWIGLLACLFVMGVARPSRLGGGLIILVVLGLASIAVFKPDILLQRGVSFRPELWNGGVQLMLDHWAMGLGFHEYLIPVPEIGQAFKHPHNLFLDIGVRLGVPGLLLFGWLWLAVGWRGWVSRAQPLGQVLLALWVFSGASLMTDGIGLWLKPNADWLITWLPIALSIVLATRGSNESKGSVWSVSTPDVPGPVAKC, encoded by the coding sequence ATGTGGGCATCTATCGGTTTTCTTGTGCTGCTGTGTGGGGCGTGGGTACTGCCGGACAACAAGCTTTATCACCAAATGTTGATTTTCCTGCTGTGGCTGCCTGCCTTGTTGGCGCTGTTCCATCGGGATTTTCGCGCGATGCTCAAGCAACCGGAGTGCGTCCTCTTTGCTATCTTCGCGGCATGGACGTTATTGGTGCTGATGGTTGAGGGCGGCAATAACATTTTCGGCAAAAGCAAAGTGACGCTCTATGTGGCCCTTACCCTGTTGGGCGTGCTACTGGCTGCACAGAACCGCAAGTGGCGGTTCGAGTCCATGTTGTTGTACGCATCGATTATTGGCGGTTTTTTTGCTGCAGCTTCCTGGGTCTACTTTTATGACGTGTCCGCTCAACCTTTCAGCGGCAGGCTGATTGCCATTGGCCTGTGGGACACTGCAATCATGGCCGCGCATGCGGTGGGGGCCTTGCTGATTCTTGGCGTCTTCACGTTGCAGACCAAGCGCTTCAATCCCTGGGCGATGGTGTTGCTGCTGATTCCGGCGCTGGGATATGCGCTATTCCTGGGCTTTAGCCAAACACGCGGTGTGTGGATCGGCTTGCTGGCCTGTCTATTCGTGATGGGAGTGGCGCGACCGTCGCGCCTGGGAGGCGGGCTGATCATTCTGGTGGTCCTGGGGTTGGCGTCCATTGCTGTATTCAAGCCGGACATCCTCTTGCAGCGTGGCGTTTCTTTTCGTCCCGAGCTATGGAACGGCGGCGTGCAATTGATGCTGGATCATTGGGCGATGGGGTTGGGATTCCATGAATACCTGATTCCTGTCCCTGAAATCGGACAGGCATTCAAACATCCCCATAACCTGTTCCTGGATATCGGTGTGCGTCTGGGTGTACCTGGGCTACTGCTATTCGGCTGGCTGTGGCTGGCGGTTGGCTGGCGTGGCTGGGTTTCGCGCGCGCAGCCACTGGGGCAGGTGTTGCTGGCACTCTGGGTGTTTTCCGGGGCGTCATTGATGACCGATGGCATTGGTCTCTGGCTCAAACCCAATGCGGACTGGTTGATCACCTGGTTGCCGATTGCCTTGAGTATCGTGTTGGCCACTCGTGGGAGCAATGAAAGCAAAGGTTCCGTCTGGAGTGTTTCAACCCCTGATGTTCCCGGTCCGGTAGCGAAGTGCTAA
- a CDS encoding capsular biosynthesis protein — protein MTTMLFISLAKHQGLYFNRLLNETELQGKVVTPPQMPWPRLLHASRVLSRIDWPSLIEEKCEERRVKNKNDGRLYRLLLRLELIWMALRAQALLDREHPDALVFWNGSHRYCRLLTALAPPGCKTFFFENGLLPDTTTVDPQGVNYLNAVPREAGFYLNYPYPVPENQAVPVLIPRQPRTSGPTPIVLPEQFVFIPFQDDRDSQVRLFSPWIKNMREMFALGERLAKETGLTVVFKEHPSSRETYPELHERTHERLLFANGNATQQLIESSQFVITLNSTVGLESLLLGKPVLTLGQAFFNIEGLVMHADNAEQVVELARAFPQWPLDERLRRNFLHYLSEHYCIKGGWKNADKAQLQRVANRMLGKAEC, from the coding sequence ATGACGACAATGCTGTTCATTTCCCTGGCCAAACATCAAGGCCTCTATTTCAATCGGTTACTCAATGAGACCGAGCTGCAAGGTAAAGTCGTTACCCCACCACAGATGCCCTGGCCAAGGTTGTTGCATGCATCCAGAGTGCTTTCGCGAATCGACTGGCCGAGCCTGATCGAAGAAAAATGCGAGGAGCGGCGCGTCAAGAACAAAAACGATGGTCGCTTGTATCGTCTGTTGTTACGTCTTGAGCTGATTTGGATGGCGTTACGCGCTCAGGCGTTGCTTGATCGCGAGCACCCCGATGCGCTGGTGTTCTGGAATGGTTCCCACCGCTACTGCCGATTGCTGACGGCCTTGGCGCCGCCGGGTTGTAAGACTTTCTTCTTCGAGAACGGTTTGCTGCCCGACACCACAACCGTTGATCCGCAGGGCGTGAACTACCTGAACGCCGTTCCGCGTGAGGCCGGTTTTTACCTCAACTATCCTTATCCCGTGCCTGAAAATCAGGCAGTGCCCGTGCTGATTCCACGCCAGCCTCGTACCAGTGGCCCGACACCGATTGTGCTGCCGGAGCAGTTCGTCTTTATTCCGTTCCAGGACGACCGCGATAGTCAGGTTCGGCTGTTTTCTCCCTGGATCAAAAACATGCGCGAGATGTTCGCCTTGGGCGAGCGCTTGGCCAAAGAGACTGGATTGACAGTGGTGTTCAAGGAGCATCCATCCAGTCGCGAAACGTATCCTGAGTTGCATGAGCGTACTCACGAGCGTCTGTTGTTCGCCAACGGCAACGCCACTCAGCAGTTGATCGAGTCCAGCCAGTTTGTGATCACGCTGAACTCGACGGTTGGCCTGGAAAGCCTGCTTTTGGGTAAGCCCGTGCTCACCCTGGGTCAGGCTTTTTTCAATATCGAAGGGCTGGTAATGCATGCCGATAACGCCGAGCAGGTGGTGGAACTGGCGCGCGCATTCCCGCAATGGCCACTCGATGAGCGGTTGAGGCGTAACTTTCTCCATTACCTCTCTGAACACTACTGTATCAAGGGTGGCTGGAAGAACGCCGACAAGGCCCAGTTGCAGCGGGTCGCCAATCGAATGCTGGGTAAAGCCGAGTGCTGA
- a CDS encoding capsule biosynthesis protein — protein sequence MFQAEGCWTQKARELDRYRWKLLRERHGRCGSLLRLVRDVLVDVAVGVRAKACLSGSVVATPCEVLLLHSAPKSMALQRKNILIEGLRKRGHHLTEAALRSPSDACAQRMLLAPPQSVPLRYLVYAAHAQWLVMTYSPKVLINERNGSLHAPFLRLALAARGARLLQLAHATTLESSRRLGMNDYDYYGVFGHSSLVALQERTLRFGESTVVLIGSYLADETYDLPVADPALRTLLILGVGPDREKEPGYQRTYQLLRDWAGQHPHYRVLFKRHPRSKAQFWCDAAAQLANIDLLDSKCSLAHALAQASVVVNIMSNAGIEAGLAGRPVIHVNAGSDVDIFSHSLFFGPQVRDEHEFSRQLQALEQDYPGHVAQARRFADYHLVYGSQGLAKTIQLVDNLLRGVDPARDFETFRLSAAG from the coding sequence GTGTTTCAGGCTGAAGGATGCTGGACACAAAAAGCGCGTGAGCTGGACCGTTACCGCTGGAAGCTGCTGCGCGAGCGTCATGGTCGCTGTGGTAGCCTTTTGCGCCTGGTTCGTGATGTGCTGGTGGATGTGGCGGTCGGGGTACGCGCGAAGGCGTGCTTGAGTGGTTCGGTCGTCGCTACGCCCTGTGAGGTGCTGTTGCTGCATTCGGCGCCAAAGTCCATGGCGTTGCAGCGCAAGAATATTCTGATTGAGGGTCTGCGCAAGCGCGGGCACCACCTGACAGAGGCAGCGTTACGTTCTCCGTCGGACGCCTGCGCCCAGCGCATGCTCCTGGCGCCGCCGCAGTCTGTGCCGCTGCGTTATCTGGTGTACGCCGCCCATGCACAGTGGTTGGTGATGACGTATTCGCCCAAGGTGCTGATCAACGAACGCAACGGTAGTCTTCATGCGCCGTTCTTGCGCTTGGCATTGGCTGCGCGCGGGGCCCGACTGCTGCAACTGGCCCATGCCACGACGTTGGAGTCTTCACGACGACTGGGGATGAACGATTACGACTATTACGGCGTCTTTGGCCATAGTTCGCTGGTCGCTTTGCAAGAAAGAACATTGAGGTTCGGTGAGTCGACGGTGGTACTGATCGGTTCTTACCTCGCCGATGAAACTTATGATCTGCCAGTTGCCGATCCTGCTCTCCGGACGTTGTTAATTCTGGGGGTGGGTCCTGATCGGGAAAAAGAGCCGGGCTACCAGCGCACTTATCAGTTATTGCGCGACTGGGCCGGGCAGCATCCGCATTATCGCGTGCTGTTCAAGCGTCATCCGCGCAGCAAGGCGCAATTCTGGTGCGATGCCGCTGCGCAGTTAGCCAACATCGACTTGCTGGATAGCAAGTGTTCACTGGCGCACGCTCTGGCGCAGGCCAGCGTTGTCGTCAATATCATGTCCAATGCTGGTATCGAGGCAGGGCTGGCGGGGCGGCCGGTAATCCATGTGAATGCGGGCAGCGATGTGGATATCTTCTCTCACTCACTGTTTTTTGGGCCACAAGTGCGCGATGAACATGAGTTTTCCCGCCAGTTGCAAGCGCTTGAGCAGGATTATCCGGGGCATGTGGCCCAGGCCCGGCGTTTTGCCGATTACCACTTGGTATACGGCTCTCAGGGATTGGCAAAGACCATTCAGCTGGTTGATAACTTGCTGCGCGGCGTAGACCCTGCGCGTGACTTCGAGACCTTCAGGCTGTCTGCCGCCGGCTGA
- a CDS encoding carbamoyltransferase family protein, with translation MALTILGLSGALSHDPSAALYIDGKLVAAAEEERFVRDKHAKNRMPYESAKFCLEQAGIKPSDVDVVAIPFAPISLFGKARWHYAKRYWYAPDRALDAILMGNRRYKRYRNKIVWCLEQLGFDPKKIKIEPVEHHLAHASSAYHCSGFKEKTAILGIDGKGEYATTFFGYGENGKIHKIKEFFDPDSLGGLYGAITEFLGFEMLDGEFKVMGMAPYGDASKYDFSRLASFENGELVINTDYANVIGLRRYKEKGKGFYFSPKLIEWLGPKREGDIADEPYIHYAASMQALFEKLALQMIDHYLGDVLKETGKLAFAGGCALNVKLNQKIIARDDIKELFVQPASGDAGTAVGAAAYVSHARGVPVEKMEHVYLGPSYSNEDVIAACARHPSKPAWRKLENMPESIAKIMVDGNPVAWFQGRMEFGPRALGGRSIIGCPSAVGVADRINHQIKFRERWRPFCPSMLDTVAPQMIKIDHPAPFMTFTFEVAEEWKTRVPEVVHEDGTSRAQVLKREYNPRYYDMMKALEVLTGNGVSLNTSLNRRGEPMICSPTDALNMFFGSDLQYLIMEDILVVKEGADGYAVD, from the coding sequence GTGGCATTGACGATTCTTGGCCTGTCCGGCGCCCTTAGCCATGATCCTTCCGCAGCCCTGTACATCGACGGCAAGCTGGTCGCGGCGGCTGAAGAAGAGCGCTTCGTACGCGATAAACATGCAAAGAACCGCATGCCTTACGAGTCGGCGAAGTTCTGCCTCGAGCAGGCTGGCATCAAGCCGTCCGACGTTGACGTGGTGGCGATTCCATTCGCACCGATCAGCCTGTTCGGCAAGGCTCGCTGGCACTACGCCAAGCGTTACTGGTACGCCCCGGACCGCGCCCTCGACGCGATCCTGATGGGCAACCGTCGCTACAAGCGCTATCGCAACAAGATTGTCTGGTGCCTCGAGCAACTGGGTTTCGATCCGAAGAAAATCAAGATCGAGCCGGTCGAGCACCACCTTGCCCACGCCTCCAGTGCCTACCACTGCTCCGGTTTCAAAGAGAAAACCGCGATTCTGGGGATCGACGGCAAGGGCGAGTACGCCACGACCTTTTTCGGCTACGGCGAAAACGGCAAGATCCACAAGATCAAGGAATTCTTCGATCCGGACTCCCTCGGCGGCCTGTACGGCGCGATCACCGAGTTCCTCGGTTTCGAAATGCTCGACGGTGAGTTCAAGGTCATGGGCATGGCGCCGTACGGTGACGCCAGCAAATACGATTTCTCGCGTCTGGCCTCGTTCGAGAACGGCGAGCTGGTGATCAACACCGACTACGCCAACGTCATCGGCCTGCGTCGCTATAAAGAGAAGGGCAAAGGTTTCTACTTCTCGCCGAAGCTGATCGAGTGGCTGGGGCCCAAGCGCGAAGGCGACATCGCCGATGAGCCGTACATTCATTACGCCGCGAGCATGCAAGCGCTGTTCGAGAAGCTGGCGTTGCAGATGATCGACCATTACCTGGGCGATGTGCTCAAGGAAACCGGCAAACTGGCCTTCGCCGGTGGCTGTGCGTTGAACGTCAAGCTGAACCAGAAAATCATTGCTCGCGATGACATCAAAGAGCTGTTCGTTCAGCCTGCATCCGGCGATGCCGGTACCGCGGTTGGCGCTGCGGCTTACGTGTCCCACGCCCGTGGTGTTCCGGTCGAGAAGATGGAACACGTCTACCTCGGCCCGTCCTATAGCAACGAAGACGTTATCGCCGCTTGTGCCCGTCACCCGAGCAAGCCGGCCTGGCGCAAGCTTGAGAACATGCCGGAAAGCATCGCCAAGATCATGGTCGACGGCAACCCGGTGGCCTGGTTTCAGGGGCGCATGGAGTTCGGTCCGCGCGCCTTGGGCGGTCGTTCGATCATCGGTTGCCCGAGCGCTGTCGGCGTGGCTGACCGGATCAACCACCAGATCAAGTTTCGCGAGCGCTGGAGGCCTTTCTGCCCGTCGATGCTCGACACCGTTGCACCGCAGATGATCAAGATCGATCACCCGGCACCGTTCATGACCTTCACCTTCGAAGTGGCTGAAGAGTGGAAAACCCGCGTGCCGGAAGTCGTCCACGAAGACGGCACATCCCGGGCCCAGGTGCTCAAGCGCGAATACAACCCGCGCTACTACGACATGATGAAGGCGCTGGAAGTGCTGACCGGTAACGGCGTGTCGCTGAACACGTCGCTCAACCGTCGTGGCGAGCCGATGATCTGCTCGCCGACCGATGCCTTGAACATGTTCTTCGGTTCCGACCTGCAATACCTGATCATGGAAGACATTTTGGTGGTCAAAGAAGGCGCGGACGGGTATGCAGTTGACTGA